The following proteins come from a genomic window of Pseudomonas sp. Z8(2022):
- a CDS encoding inositol monophosphatase family protein, with translation MDYSSVLSGVIQAVTRAGELLVAEWQRPEGPRGAGDKADVDVEIEALLRPCLLDLLDGDFWGEETGHSLTGAPFCWVVDPNDGTADFLKGFKGSAISVGLLENAQPVLGVVYAPVLEGCPADCIAWAKGMPSVLRNGEPVDAHLSKQEWSSDSQVMVSTAARMKPELNSELCAPGRFVAMPSIAYRLARVAAGDGVAGVSLVQVSAHDVVAGHALLKGAGGVLLNQDGEEISYVAETQLKTVSHRCFGGSPVICRSLVSREWSRLFE, from the coding sequence ATGGATTATTCATCGGTGCTCTCCGGGGTCATCCAGGCGGTCACTAGGGCTGGCGAGCTTCTAGTCGCAGAGTGGCAGCGTCCTGAGGGCCCTCGCGGTGCAGGTGATAAAGCGGATGTTGATGTAGAAATCGAGGCTCTATTGCGGCCTTGCCTGCTGGACCTATTGGATGGGGATTTCTGGGGCGAGGAAACAGGACATTCGCTGACCGGTGCCCCGTTCTGCTGGGTAGTCGATCCTAACGATGGGACTGCTGACTTTTTGAAGGGGTTCAAGGGCTCTGCCATTTCGGTAGGACTACTTGAAAATGCTCAGCCTGTTCTCGGTGTGGTGTATGCGCCTGTGCTGGAAGGGTGCCCTGCTGACTGCATCGCCTGGGCTAAAGGCATGCCATCGGTGCTGCGTAATGGCGAACCGGTTGACGCGCATCTGTCAAAGCAGGAGTGGAGTTCAGACAGTCAAGTAATGGTCAGTACTGCTGCCAGGATGAAGCCAGAGCTAAATTCTGAATTGTGTGCTCCGGGTAGATTTGTCGCGATGCCAAGCATTGCCTACCGGTTAGCTCGTGTAGCTGCAGGTGATGGGGTTGCTGGTGTGTCACTTGTTCAGGTTTCCGCACATGATGTGGTAGCAGGACACGCATTGCTAAAAGGTGCTGGAGGCGTCCTTCTCAATCAGGACGGAGAAGAGATTTCATACGTGGCAGAGACACAACTGAAGACGGTCTCGCATCGGTGCTTCGGAGGTTCACCAGTTATCTGTCGATCACTGGTGAGCCGAGAGTGGAGTCGACTGTTTGAGTAG
- a CDS encoding helix-turn-helix domain-containing protein, which yields MDILERNRILNELQQQLASGEITIGGAVRRLRKEVTGLQQARFAQMCKLSLRALRQLELDESNPTVQTLNSVFNPFGMQVGIVPKTPR from the coding sequence ATGGACATTCTTGAGCGCAATCGCATTTTGAATGAGCTGCAGCAGCAGTTGGCTAGCGGCGAGATCACAATCGGAGGAGCTGTACGGCGTCTTCGGAAGGAGGTGACTGGCTTGCAGCAGGCCAGATTTGCACAGATGTGCAAGCTGTCCTTGCGTGCCTTGCGACAGCTTGAACTGGATGAGAGCAACCCGACGGTTCAGACGTTGAACAGTGTGTTTAATCCCTTTGGCATGCAGGTCGGCATTGTGCCGAAGACTCCGCGTTGA
- a CDS encoding type II toxin-antitoxin system HipA family toxin, whose translation MHNLTLQVYTDGQWRDAMAICFEQPEEGLEGVCAYGYQQGYLVDSLEFVGNRLNVAVSAAYPLGWDSWRDKKAPAFLLDILPSGAARRFLLKRLGGERPEGLNLDLYLLGRCTPAPIGNLRIKESVEAIAGSPVLGFTRDEVISRDVRFLEYAYEQGAAIGGATGAGGEAPKLLLTEDRQGALHPDAVLPDADAAQHWFVKFARNKASQTDQDILRSEYCFYRAVQQLGIDTVAAEGLALEEGNKPSLWMHRFDREVGPAGVSRTAVESMYSLCGVTEAGSYMLHTQVLEKLVELWRAVGQEQQVGDLIFEYMRRDLLNQILGNSDNHGRNTAILRCEQGVRLAPIYDLAPMVMDEEGVTRTTKWPKHIELAGEVNWRAACDEVSEWVDADDLFQRLRLAAQEFLALPDLLSAEGLPDSTMSHPRIALRNLRQRLNQWGLV comes from the coding sequence ATGCATAATCTTACATTGCAGGTTTATACGGATGGCCAGTGGCGTGATGCCATGGCGATCTGTTTCGAGCAGCCCGAGGAGGGGCTGGAGGGCGTTTGCGCTTATGGGTACCAGCAGGGCTACTTGGTTGACTCCTTGGAGTTTGTCGGCAATCGGCTGAATGTGGCTGTCAGTGCAGCTTATCCCCTCGGTTGGGACTCTTGGCGAGACAAGAAAGCGCCTGCATTTCTCTTGGACATTCTGCCGTCTGGTGCGGCAAGACGCTTTCTACTGAAGCGTTTGGGAGGCGAGCGGCCCGAGGGGCTCAATCTTGACCTCTACCTCCTTGGGCGTTGCACGCCGGCGCCAATTGGCAATCTGCGCATCAAGGAGTCTGTGGAGGCGATTGCGGGCAGTCCAGTGCTCGGCTTCACGCGCGATGAGGTTATTAGTCGGGACGTGCGGTTCCTAGAGTACGCATATGAACAGGGCGCAGCTATTGGTGGGGCGACAGGGGCTGGTGGTGAGGCCCCCAAGCTATTGCTGACAGAAGATCGGCAGGGCGCCTTGCATCCAGATGCCGTGCTGCCAGATGCAGATGCTGCTCAGCATTGGTTTGTTAAGTTTGCGCGTAATAAAGCCAGTCAGACCGATCAGGATATTCTGCGCAGCGAGTACTGCTTCTATCGCGCTGTCCAGCAGCTCGGAATAGATACGGTTGCAGCTGAAGGGCTGGCATTGGAGGAGGGCAATAAGCCCAGTCTCTGGATGCATCGCTTTGATCGGGAGGTTGGCCCGGCAGGGGTTAGCCGAACTGCTGTTGAGTCCATGTACTCGCTATGCGGTGTAACCGAGGCGGGTAGCTATATGCTGCATACGCAGGTACTAGAGAAGCTGGTCGAACTGTGGCGAGCTGTTGGGCAGGAACAGCAGGTCGGCGACCTGATATTTGAATACATGCGACGTGATCTGCTGAATCAGATACTCGGCAATTCGGACAACCACGGACGCAACACCGCGATTCTTCGTTGCGAGCAAGGGGTTCGCTTAGCGCCAATCTACGACCTGGCACCCATGGTCATGGACGAGGAAGGTGTAACGCGTACGACGAAGTGGCCAAAGCACATCGAGCTGGCAGGTGAGGTCAACTGGAGAGCTGCCTGTGATGAGGTCTCAGAGTGGGTTGATGCTGATGACCTGTTCCAACGGCTGCGGTTGGCAGCTCAGGAGTTCCTTGCGTTACCTGACTTGCTGAGTGCAGAAGGGCTTCCCGATTCGACTATGAGTCACCCTCGTATAGCCCTGAGAAATCTCCGGCAGCGGCTGAACCAGTGGGGGTTGGTCTAA
- a CDS encoding OsmC domain/YcaO domain-containing protein: MEIKVNFLDNLRLEAKFDDFTVIADQPIRYKGDGSAPGPFDYFLASSALCAAYFVKLYCQTRDIPTENIRLSQNNIVDPENRYAQIFKIQVELPADISEKDRQGILRSIDRCTVKKVVQQGPEFIIEEVDNLDADAQALLMPVSDTTTYIPGKDLPLEQTIANMSGILADLGMKIEIASWRNIVPNVWSLHIRDAQSNLCFTNGKGATKESALASALGEFIERLNCNFFYNDQFWGEDIASAEFVHYPNERWFKPGPKDALPEEILDEHCRAIFDPDGELRGSHLYDTNSGNTLRGICSLPFVRQSDGETVYFPSNLIENLYLSNGMSAGNTLAEAQVQCLSEIFERAVKREILENELCLPDVPQDVLAKYPTIVAGIQGLEEQGFPVLVKDASLGGEFPVMCVTLMNPRTGGVFASFGAHPSLEVALERSLTELLQGRSFEGLNDLPQPTFDSLALTEPNNFVEHFIDSSGVVSWRFFGATPDFEFVEWDFSGEGSDSNEQEAATLFGILENMGKEVYVATYDDLGANACRILVPGYSEIYPVEDLIWDNTNKALLFRKDILNLHALSDRELKSLLRNLNNSEVDDYTDITTLIGVEFDDNTVWGQLTILELKLLINLALKKYDDAKELVEMFLQYNDNTVERGLFYQAVNAVLEIQLDDDLELADYEHNLRRMFGNERMDAVIGSVDASVRFHGLTPTSMKLEGLDKHLRLIDSYKKLHAARAKAAGLAG; the protein is encoded by the coding sequence ATGGAAATCAAGGTCAACTTTCTCGACAACCTTCGCCTGGAGGCCAAGTTCGACGACTTCACGGTGATCGCCGATCAGCCGATTCGCTACAAGGGCGACGGTTCGGCGCCGGGGCCGTTCGACTATTTCCTCGCGTCCTCGGCGCTGTGCGCGGCGTACTTCGTCAAGCTGTACTGCCAGACGCGCGACATTCCCACCGAGAACATCCGCCTGTCGCAGAACAACATCGTCGACCCGGAAAACCGCTACGCGCAGATCTTCAAGATCCAGGTCGAACTGCCGGCGGACATTTCCGAGAAAGACCGCCAAGGCATCCTGCGCTCCATCGACCGCTGCACGGTGAAGAAGGTGGTGCAGCAGGGTCCCGAGTTCATCATCGAGGAAGTCGACAACCTCGACGCCGATGCCCAGGCGCTGCTGATGCCGGTGAGCGACACCACCACCTACATTCCGGGCAAGGACCTGCCGCTGGAGCAGACCATCGCCAACATGTCGGGCATCCTCGCGGATCTCGGGATGAAGATCGAGATCGCTTCCTGGCGCAACATCGTTCCCAACGTCTGGTCGCTGCATATTCGCGACGCGCAGTCGAACCTGTGCTTCACCAACGGCAAGGGTGCGACCAAGGAAAGCGCCCTGGCCTCGGCGCTGGGCGAGTTCATCGAGCGGCTGAACTGCAACTTCTTCTACAACGATCAGTTCTGGGGCGAGGACATCGCGAGCGCCGAGTTCGTCCATTACCCTAACGAGCGCTGGTTCAAGCCGGGCCCGAAGGACGCGCTGCCCGAGGAAATCCTCGACGAGCACTGCCGGGCCATCTTCGATCCGGACGGCGAGCTGCGCGGCTCGCACCTGTACGACACCAACTCGGGCAACACCCTGCGCGGCATCTGTTCGCTGCCCTTCGTGCGCCAGAGCGATGGCGAAACGGTGTATTTCCCGTCCAACCTGATCGAGAACCTGTACCTGTCCAACGGCATGAGCGCCGGTAATACTCTGGCCGAGGCGCAGGTGCAATGCCTGTCGGAAATCTTCGAGCGGGCGGTCAAGCGCGAGATTCTGGAGAACGAGCTGTGCCTGCCGGATGTGCCGCAGGACGTGCTGGCCAAGTACCCGACCATCGTCGCCGGCATCCAGGGTCTGGAGGAGCAAGGCTTTCCGGTACTGGTCAAGGATGCCTCGCTGGGCGGTGAATTCCCAGTGATGTGCGTGACCCTGATGAACCCGCGCACCGGCGGCGTGTTCGCCTCCTTCGGCGCGCACCCGAGCCTGGAAGTGGCGCTGGAGCGCAGCCTCACCGAACTGCTGCAGGGGCGCAGCTTCGAAGGCCTCAACGATCTGCCGCAGCCGACCTTCGACAGCCTGGCGCTGACCGAGCCGAACAACTTCGTCGAGCACTTCATCGACTCCAGCGGCGTGGTGTCGTGGCGCTTCTTCGGCGCCACGCCAGACTTCGAATTCGTCGAGTGGGATTTCTCCGGTGAAGGCAGCGATTCCAACGAGCAGGAAGCCGCGACCCTGTTCGGCATCCTCGAGAACATGGGCAAGGAGGTCTACGTGGCCACCTATGACGACCTCGGTGCCAACGCCTGCCGCATCCTGGTGCCGGGCTACTCGGAGATCTATCCGGTCGAGGACCTGATCTGGGACAACACCAACAAGGCCCTGCTGTTCCGCAAGGACATCCTCAACCTGCACGCCCTGAGCGACCGCGAGCTCAAGTCGCTGCTACGCAACCTGAACAACAGCGAAGTCGACGACTACACCGACATCACCACACTGATCGGTGTCGAGTTCGACGACAACACCGTGTGGGGCCAGCTGACCATTCTCGAGCTGAAGCTGCTGATCAACCTGGCGCTGAAGAAATACGACGACGCCAAGGAGCTGGTGGAGATGTTCCTGCAGTACAACGACAACACCGTCGAGCGCGGGCTGTTCTACCAGGCGGTCAACGCCGTGCTGGAAATCCAGCTGGATGACGACCTTGAGCTGGCCGACTACGAGCACAACCTGCGGCGCATGTTCGGCAACGAGCGCATGGATGCGGTGATCGGCTCGGTAGACGCCAGCGTACGCTTCCATGGTCTGACCCCGACCAGCATGAAGCTCGAAGGCCTGGACAAGCACCTGCGCCTGATCGACAGCTACAAGAAACTGCACGCCGCTCGCGCCAAAGCGGCCGGGCTGGCGGGCTGA
- a CDS encoding NTP transferase domain-containing protein — protein sequence MHADVAALMLAAGYSRRFGSDKRRLQLSDGRSLLSASLALPCALLHEVWLVLRPNDDAAELALPEGIRLVQHPATAQGMGHSLAAGITRLQAESSAQAVAIFLADMPHIRRESLEALLACANAGNIVQPSYQGKRGHPVLFGRDFWPQLSRLSGDAGARTLLQENTQAVQLVELDDPGVLQDIDSAADGQRLQQG from the coding sequence ATGCACGCCGACGTCGCGGCCTTGATGCTGGCGGCCGGCTACAGCCGCCGCTTCGGCAGCGACAAACGGCGTCTGCAATTGTCCGACGGACGCTCGCTGCTCAGCGCCAGCCTGGCCCTGCCCTGCGCCCTGCTGCACGAAGTGTGGCTGGTGCTGCGCCCGAACGACGATGCCGCCGAACTGGCGTTGCCCGAGGGCATCAGGCTGGTGCAGCATCCAGCAACGGCGCAGGGCATGGGCCACAGCCTAGCCGCCGGCATCACGCGCTTGCAGGCCGAATCCTCGGCGCAGGCCGTGGCGATCTTTCTCGCCGACATGCCGCATATTCGCCGCGAAAGCCTCGAAGCCCTGCTGGCTTGCGCCAACGCGGGCAACATCGTCCAGCCGAGCTATCAGGGCAAACGCGGCCATCCGGTACTCTTCGGCCGCGACTTCTGGCCCCAGCTCTCCCGCTTGAGCGGCGATGCCGGCGCCCGCACCCTGCTGCAGGAAAATACCCAGGCCGTGCAACTCGTCGAGCTGGATGATCCCGGCGTGCTGCAGGACATCGACAGCGCCGCAGACGGCCAACGCCTGCAACAAGGCTGA
- a CDS encoding MurR/RpiR family transcriptional regulator, whose protein sequence is MPESSLERRIKARYEAMSAVEQKLSDVILASPGQLAMQTATELAGNAGVSKATATRFFRSLGYDSYEQARREARAARSAGSPLYMQDRGKEDANTSDLIKHHLDQEIANIYQTYQSLDRNELLTIVQAVANARRVVIIGFRHSQTIAHMFRSNLIQVRADILLLPSAGDSLAEYMADLGPQDLAICIGLRRRMPQLEAAMAALHEMAVPMLYLADVLAGHPARLASWIIRCQTESSLMFDSNVSVSAITNLLCSLVGKELSERKSSYLQRVELLHQQLDELEKSP, encoded by the coding sequence ATGCCCGAAAGTTCGCTGGAGCGCCGCATCAAAGCGCGTTACGAGGCGATGTCCGCCGTCGAGCAGAAACTCTCGGACGTGATTCTCGCCTCGCCTGGGCAACTGGCGATGCAAACGGCCACCGAACTGGCCGGCAACGCCGGGGTGTCGAAGGCCACTGCCACGCGCTTCTTCCGCTCACTGGGCTACGACTCCTACGAACAAGCGCGACGCGAGGCGCGCGCCGCACGCAGCGCCGGCTCACCGCTGTACATGCAGGACCGGGGCAAGGAAGACGCCAACACCAGCGACCTGATCAAGCATCACCTGGATCAGGAAATCGCCAACATCTACCAGACCTACCAGTCGCTGGACCGCAATGAACTGCTGACCATCGTCCAGGCCGTCGCCAACGCGCGCCGCGTAGTGATCATCGGCTTTCGTCACAGCCAGACCATCGCCCACATGTTTCGCAGCAACCTGATTCAGGTGCGCGCAGACATTCTCCTGCTGCCCTCTGCCGGCGACAGCCTGGCCGAGTACATGGCCGACCTCGGCCCGCAGGACCTGGCCATCTGCATCGGCCTGCGCCGGCGCATGCCGCAACTGGAGGCGGCCATGGCAGCGCTGCACGAGATGGCAGTGCCCATGCTTTACCTGGCCGACGTGCTGGCCGGCCACCCGGCACGCCTGGCTAGCTGGATCATCCGCTGCCAAACCGAGAGCAGCCTGATGTTCGACAGCAACGTCAGTGTCTCGGCCATCACCAACCTGCTCTGCTCACTGGTCGGCAAAGAGCTGAGCGAGCGCAAGTCGTCCTACCTGCAGCGTGTCGAACTACTGCACCAGCAACTCGACGAGCTGGAAAAGTCGCCCTGA
- a CDS encoding transporter substrate-binding domain-containing protein, protein MHTFTSRVATTLAALTLGLGIACSAAADSLDDIKAKGTLTVAIDPTFAPYEYTDADGNIIGYTPEIMKRVAERLGVTLQYQKMSFGGIIPSLIAGSVDAEGSSLNVTAERAEKVLFTVPFGKSVNAVLMRADDERIGEGALTLEALSGLTAAVKTTTAPEQLLKQFNQDLQAQGLAPIKLVSVDSVDQTLATLMTRRADFVFDDITVLGGLSQRLPGKLKQVGELGDSQWISWATRKEDQRLNQVINDEITALKQSGELTKLQQEHLGVTFELPSENFIPSK, encoded by the coding sequence ATGCATACCTTCACCTCCCGCGTTGCCACGACCCTGGCGGCCCTGACCCTCGGTCTGGGTATCGCCTGCTCTGCCGCTGCCGACAGCCTGGACGACATCAAGGCCAAAGGCACGCTGACTGTCGCCATCGACCCGACCTTCGCGCCTTACGAGTACACCGATGCCGACGGCAACATCATCGGTTACACCCCGGAAATCATGAAGCGTGTCGCCGAGCGACTGGGCGTCACCCTGCAGTACCAGAAGATGTCCTTCGGCGGCATCATCCCCTCGCTGATCGCCGGCTCGGTCGACGCTGAAGGCTCTTCGCTCAACGTCACCGCCGAGCGCGCCGAGAAAGTCCTGTTCACCGTGCCCTTCGGCAAGAGCGTGAACGCCGTGCTGATGCGCGCAGACGACGAGCGCATCGGTGAAGGCGCTCTGACCCTGGAAGCACTCTCCGGCCTCACCGCCGCTGTCAAAACCACCACCGCACCTGAGCAACTGCTCAAGCAGTTCAACCAGGACCTGCAGGCGCAGGGTCTGGCACCGATCAAACTGGTCAGCGTCGACAGCGTCGATCAGACCCTGGCGACCCTGATGACGCGCCGCGCAGACTTCGTGTTCGACGACATCACCGTGCTCGGCGGCCTGTCCCAGCGCCTGCCGGGCAAACTCAAGCAGGTTGGCGAGCTGGGTGACAGCCAGTGGATCAGTTGGGCCACGCGCAAGGAAGACCAGCGCCTGAACCAGGTGATCAACGACGAAATCACCGCACTGAAGCAGTCCGGCGAACTGACCAAGCTGCAACAAGAGCACCTCGGCGTGACCTTCGAGCTGCCTTCCGAAAACTTCATTCCGAGCAAATGA
- a CDS encoding urea carboxylase-associated family protein yields MSCDHHVHVPAGHGQTFEVRAGQYLTVIDSNGQQAADFVAVVLGDTAQHLSPVHTRRHLNSLFFQVGDHLYSNTDEPLLTVLSDSCGVHDANVPACDSTRFSIDFGVDDHRNCLDNLHEGLSAYGVLAVNVPEPFNLFQNGPVTADGRMQVTDPTSKPGDRVVFKVLKDLVCAVSSCPQDIIPGNGLLVTPIDIRISDDAPELV; encoded by the coding sequence ATGTCCTGCGATCATCACGTACACGTGCCAGCCGGCCACGGCCAGACCTTCGAGGTCCGGGCCGGGCAATACCTCACCGTCATCGACAGCAATGGCCAGCAGGCTGCGGACTTCGTCGCCGTCGTGCTTGGCGATACCGCGCAACACCTGTCGCCGGTACACACCCGCCGTCACCTGAACTCACTGTTCTTCCAGGTTGGCGATCATCTTTACTCCAACACCGACGAACCGCTGCTCACGGTGCTCAGCGACAGCTGTGGCGTACACGATGCCAACGTCCCGGCCTGCGACTCGACGCGTTTCAGCATCGACTTCGGCGTGGATGACCACCGCAACTGCCTGGACAACCTGCACGAGGGGCTCAGCGCCTACGGCGTGCTGGCCGTCAACGTGCCCGAGCCGTTCAACCTGTTCCAGAACGGCCCGGTTACCGCCGACGGCCGTATGCAGGTCACCGACCCGACCAGCAAGCCGGGCGATCGCGTGGTGTTCAAGGTGCTCAAGGATCTGGTGTGCGCCGTTTCGTCCTGCCCTCAGGACATCATTCCCGGCAATGGCCTGCTGGTTACCCCGATCGACATCCGCATCAGTGACGATGCGCCGGAACTCGTCTGA
- a CDS encoding urea carboxylase-associated family protein, translating into MLLMKNPATDRAPLPAVRVEVAAGSAGSIALKRGQLLRIEALEDGAVASLFGFSENDPMVHLSVHHTRVFSNSYVLGSGMRLVNNRRRPVMVLGKDSVGRHDLLLPASTSAYLRSKGYDGMGCVEAVQAELDRLGRQQPKLPDPINLFMHVSLERDGTIIPQSNTVKAGDKVTCRVVQDMLFIVSTCCTGVEGNDKPGAVALSAAENLSDFAG; encoded by the coding sequence ATGCTGTTGATGAAAAACCCCGCCACTGACCGTGCGCCACTGCCTGCCGTACGTGTCGAAGTCGCCGCCGGCAGCGCCGGTTCCATTGCCCTCAAACGCGGCCAGTTGCTGCGCATCGAAGCGCTCGAGGACGGCGCCGTCGCCAGCCTGTTCGGCTTCAGCGAGAACGACCCGATGGTGCACCTGTCGGTGCACCACACCCGCGTGTTCAGCAACTCCTACGTACTCGGCTCGGGCATGCGCCTGGTCAACAACCGTCGCCGCCCGGTGATGGTGCTGGGCAAGGACAGCGTCGGCCGCCATGACCTGCTGCTGCCCGCCTCGACCAGCGCCTACCTGCGCAGCAAGGGCTACGACGGCATGGGCTGCGTGGAAGCCGTGCAGGCCGAACTGGATCGACTGGGCCGCCAGCAGCCGAAGCTGCCCGACCCGATCAACCTGTTCATGCACGTTTCGCTGGAGCGTGACGGCACCATCATCCCGCAGAGCAACACGGTCAAAGCCGGCGACAAGGTGACCTGCCGTGTGGTGCAGGACATGCTGTTCATCGTCTCGACCTGCTGCACCGGCGTGGAAGGCAACGACAAGCCGGGGGCCGTCGCCCTGTCGGCCGCCGAAAACCTCAGCGACTTTGCGGGGTAA
- a CDS encoding amino acid ABC transporter permease — MLAQILESIPQLAEGLLVTLELTLAAAIVSFCGGHLIWWLRERESAPVRAIGRLYVSLMRGTPSIVQLFLVFFSLPLIGLGGQPLLAAIIAIGLNSAAYTAEILRANYRTLPNGQVEAAQALGMSRFECWRHILAPQALRRSMPALVNEFTLILKTTPLASVVAVTELTYAGQLIVARTYEATPVMIVVVAGYLLICWPILLLVRRLESRLDRGRNA; from the coding sequence GTGCTGGCGCAGATCCTCGAATCCATTCCCCAGCTGGCAGAGGGTCTGCTGGTCACCCTGGAGCTGACGCTAGCCGCGGCGATCGTCAGCTTCTGCGGCGGCCATCTGATCTGGTGGTTGCGCGAGCGCGAGTCGGCGCCGGTGCGTGCCATCGGCCGGCTGTACGTCAGCCTGATGCGCGGCACACCGTCGATCGTGCAACTGTTCCTGGTGTTCTTCTCGTTGCCGCTGATCGGCCTGGGCGGGCAACCGCTGCTGGCGGCGATCATCGCCATCGGCCTGAACAGCGCCGCCTACACGGCAGAAATTCTCCGTGCCAACTACCGCACCCTGCCCAATGGCCAAGTGGAAGCGGCACAGGCGCTGGGCATGTCACGCTTCGAATGCTGGCGCCACATCCTCGCGCCACAGGCGCTACGCCGCAGCATGCCGGCCCTGGTCAACGAGTTCACCCTGATTCTGAAAACCACACCGCTGGCCTCGGTGGTCGCCGTTACGGAGCTGACCTATGCCGGGCAACTGATCGTCGCCCGCACCTACGAAGCCACTCCGGTGATGATCGTTGTGGTCGCCGGCTATCTGCTGATCTGCTGGCCCATTCTGCTTTTGGTTCGTCGTCTCGAATCACGTCTTGATCGCGGGAGGAACGCCTGA
- a CDS encoding amino acid ABC transporter permease, translated as MDIAVIVTYAPMLLQGLLHSLWLFLLTSLTALAWASLLTWTSMCSPQAAMRALVAGYTRLILGLPLLVLIYVLFFILPEYGITLSSPMVGVTALTLYYGPYLTQVLRGAFESIPSGQFEACSALGISRWQTFRHVALKQALPVALPPVTGLLIGLLKDTALLSIVSVEEFMFSAKQAISQSYAPLEIYLAVALCYWLVSLLIDSASSALERRLSRHRQPQSA; from the coding sequence ATGGATATCGCCGTCATCGTCACCTACGCACCAATGCTGCTGCAGGGCCTGCTGCATAGCCTGTGGCTGTTCCTGCTGACATCCCTCACCGCGCTGGCCTGGGCCTCGCTGCTGACCTGGACCAGCATGTGCAGCCCGCAGGCAGCAATGCGCGCGTTGGTCGCCGGCTACACCCGGCTGATTCTCGGCCTGCCGCTGCTGGTGCTGATCTACGTGCTGTTCTTCATCCTGCCGGAGTACGGCATCACCCTGTCATCGCCGATGGTCGGGGTCACCGCCCTGACGCTGTACTACGGCCCGTACCTGACGCAGGTGCTGCGCGGCGCCTTCGAGTCGATCCCCAGCGGGCAATTCGAAGCGTGCAGTGCGCTGGGCATTTCACGCTGGCAAACCTTCCGCCACGTGGCTCTGAAACAGGCGCTGCCGGTGGCCTTGCCGCCAGTTACCGGGCTGTTGATCGGCCTGCTGAAAGACACCGCCCTGCTCTCCATCGTCTCGGTGGAAGAGTTCATGTTCAGCGCCAAACAGGCCATTTCGCAAAGTTACGCCCCACTGGAAATCTACCTGGCCGTGGCCCTGTGCTACTGGCTGGTCTCCCTGCTGATCGACAGTGCCAGCAGCGCGCTGGAGCGCCGCCTGTCTCGCCATCGCCAGCCCCAATCCGCTTAG
- a CDS encoding urea carboxylase-associated family protein translates to MSVTSIVIPAGHGKAVRLRAQQCVQVVNTHGTQVVDCWAWSAYDLDEYMCMEATRVYNQHLNPLLGDSFVTNERRPILTVVEDTSPGVHDTFMAACDRRRYELLGCTHYHRNCADNMFEGMLELGATPSRRNLASFNIFMNIRVQADNIQLDTLPTVTRPGDYITLRAEMDCFVAFSACPQDIVSIQGQGDNTPKDAELRIIDEPFAHIPVRGPWVPEHLQQR, encoded by the coding sequence ATGTCCGTCACTTCCATCGTCATCCCCGCCGGTCACGGCAAGGCCGTGCGCCTGCGCGCTCAGCAATGCGTACAAGTGGTCAATACCCACGGCACCCAGGTCGTCGACTGCTGGGCATGGAGCGCCTATGACCTCGACGAGTACATGTGCATGGAGGCGACCCGCGTCTACAACCAGCACCTTAACCCACTGCTCGGCGACAGCTTCGTGACCAACGAGCGCCGCCCGATCCTGACCGTGGTGGAAGACACCTCGCCCGGCGTACACGACACCTTCATGGCCGCCTGCGACCGTCGCCGTTACGAGCTGCTCGGCTGCACCCACTACCACCGCAACTGCGCCGACAACATGTTCGAAGGCATGCTGGAACTGGGTGCCACGCCGTCGCGACGCAACCTGGCCTCGTTCAACATTTTCATGAACATCCGTGTGCAGGCCGACAACATCCAACTCGACACCCTGCCGACCGTCACCCGCCCCGGCGACTACATCACCCTGCGCGCCGAAATGGACTGTTTCGTCGCCTTCTCGGCCTGTCCGCAGGACATCGTCAGCATCCAGGGTCAGGGCGACAACACACCGAAGGACGCTGAACTGCGCATCATCGACGAGCCATTCGCGCACATCCCGGTACGCGGTCCATGGGTGCCGGAGCACCTGCAACAACGCTGA